One segment of Streptomyces sp. NBC_00576 DNA contains the following:
- the murG gene encoding undecaprenyldiphospho-muramoylpentapeptide beta-N-acetylglucosaminyltransferase, whose amino-acid sequence MHVVLAGGGTAGHIEPALALADALRRQDPTVGITALGTERGLETRLVPERGYDLALIPAVPLPRKPTPELITVPGRLRGTIKAAEQILERTKADAVVGFGGYVALPGYLAAKRLGVPIVVHEANARPGLANKIGSRYAAQVAVSTPDSKLRGARYIGIPLRRSIATLDRAAVRPEARAAFGLDPSLPTLLVSGGSQGARHLNEVVERVAPYLQQAGIQVLHAVGPKNELPQVHQMPGMPPYIPVPYVDRMDLAYAAADMMLCRAGAMTVAELSAVGLPAAYVPLPIGNGEQRLNAQPVVKAGGGLLVDDAELTPEWIQRQVLPVLADPHRLYEMSRAASEFGRRDADDLLVGMVYEAIASRHR is encoded by the coding sequence GTGCATGTCGTACTCGCCGGCGGGGGGACCGCCGGCCACATCGAGCCCGCGCTCGCCCTCGCGGACGCCCTGCGCAGGCAGGATCCCACCGTGGGGATCACGGCCCTGGGCACGGAACGCGGTCTGGAGACCCGGCTCGTTCCCGAGCGGGGCTATGACCTGGCGCTGATCCCAGCGGTCCCCCTGCCGCGCAAGCCCACCCCTGAACTGATCACCGTCCCAGGGCGGCTGCGCGGCACGATCAAGGCCGCCGAGCAGATCCTGGAGCGCACCAAGGCCGACGCGGTCGTCGGCTTCGGCGGCTATGTGGCCCTGCCCGGTTACCTCGCCGCCAAGCGCCTGGGCGTGCCGATCGTCGTCCACGAGGCCAACGCCCGCCCCGGCCTCGCCAACAAGATCGGCTCGCGGTACGCCGCCCAGGTCGCCGTCTCCACCCCGGACAGCAAGCTCCGCGGCGCCCGCTACATCGGCATCCCGCTGCGCCGCTCCATCGCCACCCTCGACCGGGCCGCCGTGCGACCCGAGGCGCGGGCCGCGTTCGGGCTCGACCCGAGTCTGCCGACGCTGCTGGTCTCCGGCGGCTCGCAGGGTGCCCGGCATCTCAACGAGGTGGTCGAGCGGGTCGCGCCGTACCTCCAGCAGGCCGGCATCCAGGTGCTCCACGCGGTCGGCCCGAAGAACGAACTGCCGCAGGTCCACCAGATGCCGGGGATGCCCCCCTACATCCCGGTACCGTACGTGGACCGGATGGACCTCGCGTATGCCGCGGCCGACATGATGCTGTGCCGCGCGGGCGCGATGACCGTCGCCGAACTCTCCGCCGTCGGACTCCCGGCCGCCTACGTCCCGCTGCCCATCGGCAACGGCGAACAGCGGCTGAACGCCCAGCCGGTGGTCAAGGCCGGCGGCGGACTTCTGGTCGACGACGCGGAACTGACGCCCGAGTGGATCCAGCGTCAGGTCCTGCCCGTGCTCGCCGACCCGCACCGACTGTACGAGATGTCCCGCGCCGCCAGCGAGTTCGGCCGCCGGGACGCCGACGACCTGCTCGTCGGCATGGTGTACGAGGCGATCGCCTCGCGCCACCGCTAG
- a CDS encoding cell division protein FtsQ/DivIB, with amino-acid sequence MAGGATTAERGERQQDTSGPPRRPGILGRLGPRRLRTIVILALALFLLGGGALWVLYGSRWTHVERVSVSGTEVLTQTQVREAADVPVGEPLVSVDADAIESRLLRKLPRIDSVEVTRSWPHGIVLKVVERTPVLIVDSTGKGGKYVEVDAKGVRFATVSHAPKGVPALELTLSRTGSQTASLRRFGSDRLVREAVRVAGDLPSAVARAVKAVKVRSYDSISLELGDGRTVAWGSGQKGEAKSRALTALMKAAPGARHFDVSVPAAPASSGS; translated from the coding sequence GTGGCCGGAGGAGCGACGACCGCCGAACGCGGTGAACGGCAGCAGGACACCTCCGGCCCGCCCCGTCGGCCCGGCATCCTCGGCCGGTTGGGGCCGCGCAGGCTTCGTACGATCGTCATCCTGGCCCTCGCCCTGTTCCTCCTCGGCGGGGGCGCCCTGTGGGTGCTCTACGGGTCCCGGTGGACGCATGTGGAGCGTGTGTCGGTGTCGGGGACCGAAGTCCTGACGCAGACGCAGGTGCGCGAAGCCGCCGACGTGCCGGTCGGGGAACCGCTCGTTTCCGTCGACGCCGACGCCATTGAGTCCCGACTGCTCCGGAAATTGCCCCGAATTGACTCGGTTGAGGTCACTCGATCCTGGCCGCACGGAATCGTGCTGAAAGTGGTCGAACGCACCCCTGTCCTGATTGTCGACAGCACCGGGAAAGGGGGCAAATATGTCGAAGTGGACGCCAAAGGCGTGCGTTTCGCGACGGTTTCGCATGCCCCGAAAGGTGTACCCGCATTGGAATTGACGCTGTCCCGGACCGGTTCGCAGACCGCGAGTCTGCGCCGCTTCGGCAGCGACCGACTGGTGCGCGAGGCGGTGCGGGTGGCAGGCGACCTGCCGAGTGCCGTCGCGCGCGCCGTCAAGGCGGTCAAGGTCCGCTCGTACGACTCCATCTCGCTTGAGTTGGGCGACGGCCGGACCGTCGCGTGGGGGAGCGGCCAGAAGGGCGAGGCGAAGTCACGTGCGCTCACCGCTCTGATGAAAGCAGCTCCCGGGGCGCGGCACTTCGACGTGAGCGTCCCCGCGGCCCCTGCGTCATCAGGGAGTTGA
- the ftsZ gene encoding cell division protein FtsZ, whose product MAAPQNYLAVIKVIGVGGGGVNAINRMIEVGLKGVEFIAINTDAQALLMSDADVKLDVGRELTRGLGAGANPAVGRKAAEDHREEIEEVLKGADMVFVTAGEGGGTGTGGAPVVANIARNLGALTIGVVTRPFTFEGRRRANQAEDGIAELREEVDTLIVIPNDRLLSISDRQVSVLDAFKSADQVLLSGVQGITDLITTPGLINLDFADVKSVMSEAGSALMGIGSARGDDRAVAAAEMAISSPLLEASIDGARGVLLSISGGSDLGLFEINEAAQLVSEAAHPEANIIFGAVIDDALGDEVRVTVIAAGFDGGQPPAKRDNILGSAGAKRDEPTPVRSESRPSFGSLGSVTPKEAPTPAPEPVNELPVSPPVPPSRSYSDSAAEELDVPDFLK is encoded by the coding sequence GTGGCAGCACCGCAGAACTACCTCGCAGTCATCAAAGTCATCGGTGTCGGCGGCGGTGGTGTCAATGCCATCAACCGGATGATCGAGGTCGGTCTGAAGGGCGTCGAGTTCATCGCCATCAACACCGATGCTCAGGCGCTGTTGATGAGCGACGCCGACGTCAAGCTCGACGTCGGCCGCGAACTCACCCGCGGACTCGGCGCCGGCGCCAACCCGGCCGTCGGCCGCAAGGCGGCAGAGGACCACCGCGAGGAGATCGAGGAGGTCCTCAAGGGGGCCGACATGGTCTTCGTGACGGCCGGCGAGGGTGGCGGCACCGGCACCGGCGGCGCGCCCGTCGTGGCCAACATCGCCCGCAACCTCGGCGCCCTCACCATCGGCGTGGTCACCCGCCCCTTCACCTTCGAAGGACGGCGCCGCGCCAACCAGGCCGAGGACGGCATCGCGGAACTCCGCGAAGAGGTCGACACCCTCATCGTCATCCCCAACGACCGCCTGTTGTCCATCTCGGACCGCCAGGTCTCGGTCCTCGACGCCTTCAAGTCGGCGGACCAGGTCCTGCTCTCCGGCGTCCAGGGCATCACCGACCTGATCACCACCCCCGGTCTGATCAACCTCGACTTCGCCGACGTCAAGTCCGTGATGTCCGAGGCCGGTTCGGCCCTCATGGGCATCGGTTCGGCCCGTGGTGACGACCGTGCGGTGGCGGCGGCCGAGATGGCGATCTCCTCGCCGCTTCTCGAAGCCTCCATCGACGGCGCCCGGGGCGTCCTGCTCTCCATCTCCGGCGGCTCCGACCTCGGCCTGTTCGAGATCAACGAGGCCGCCCAGCTGGTCAGCGAGGCCGCGCACCCCGAGGCCAACATCATCTTCGGCGCGGTCATCGACGACGCGCTCGGTGACGAGGTCCGGGTCACGGTCATCGCGGCCGGCTTCGACGGGGGCCAGCCCCCGGCCAAGCGCGACAACATCCTCGGCTCGGCCGGCGCCAAGCGCGACGAACCCACGCCGGTACGGTCCGAGAGCCGGCCGTCCTTCGGCTCGCTCGGCAGCGTCACGCCGAAGGAGGCCCCGACACCCGCCCCGGAGCCGGTCAACGAACTCCCGGTCTCCCCGCCGGTCCCGCCGTCCCGGTCCTACTCGGACAGCGCGGCCGAGGAGCTGGACGTGCCGGACTTCCTGAAGTGA
- the pgeF gene encoding peptidoglycan editing factor PgeF: protein MIGQRSETSDASGAHFAFTDRWGGVSAVPYEELNLGGAVGDDPDAVRTNRELAAKSLGLVPERVVWMNQVHGNLVAEVDGPWTTRLTPSVDGLVTATRGLALAVLTADCVPVLLADPVAGVVAVAHAGRPGMVAGIVPAAVDAMESLGADPARIVARTGPAVCGRCYEVPEEMRADVAAVEPAAYAETSWGTPAVDVVAGVHAQLERLGVRDRQQSSVCTRESADHFSYRRDRTTGRLAGYVWLD, encoded by the coding sequence GTGATAGGACAGCGCTCCGAAACGAGCGACGCGAGCGGCGCGCACTTCGCCTTCACCGACCGGTGGGGCGGGGTGAGCGCCGTTCCGTACGAGGAGCTCAACCTCGGCGGAGCGGTCGGCGACGACCCCGACGCCGTACGCACGAATCGTGAGCTGGCCGCCAAGTCCCTGGGCCTCGTCCCGGAGCGGGTGGTCTGGATGAACCAGGTGCACGGCAACCTCGTCGCCGAGGTCGACGGGCCGTGGACCACCCGGCTCACCCCGTCCGTCGACGGGCTGGTGACCGCAACCCGCGGTCTCGCGCTCGCCGTCCTCACCGCCGACTGCGTCCCGGTCCTGCTGGCCGACCCGGTCGCCGGAGTGGTCGCCGTGGCCCACGCGGGTCGGCCCGGCATGGTCGCCGGGATCGTCCCCGCCGCCGTGGACGCCATGGAATCGCTCGGCGCCGACCCTGCTCGCATCGTCGCCCGCACCGGCCCCGCGGTCTGCGGCCGGTGCTACGAAGTTCCGGAGGAGATGCGCGCCGACGTCGCCGCCGTCGAACCCGCCGCGTACGCCGAGACCAGCTGGGGCACCCCGGCGGTCGACGTGGTCGCGGGAGTCCACGCACAGTTGGAGCGGCTCGGGGTGCGCGACCGGCAGCAGTCGTCGGTGTGCACGAGGGAGTCCGCCGACCACTTCTCGTACCGCCGAGACCGCACGACCGGGCGGCTCGCAGGCTATGTCTGGCTGGACTGA
- a CDS encoding YggS family pyridoxal phosphate-dependent enzyme codes for MTDRKGELAANLAAVEERIATACSAAGRKREEVTLIVVTKTYPASDVRILWELGVRHVAENRDQDAAPKAEECADLSLTWHFVGQLQTNKVRSVVGYADVVQSVDRDRLVSGLSKEAVRAGRELGCLIQVALDAQESGRGERGGVGPGGIEELAGLVAGAEGLRLDGLMTVAPLTGPYAGRELAAFERLMDLSTAMRRTHPAANMVSAGMSADLEKAVTAGATHVRVGSAVLGVRPRLG; via the coding sequence ATGACGGACCGTAAGGGTGAACTCGCCGCAAATCTGGCGGCGGTCGAGGAGCGTATCGCGACGGCCTGCTCGGCCGCGGGCCGTAAGCGGGAGGAGGTGACGCTGATTGTCGTCACCAAGACCTACCCCGCTAGCGATGTGCGGATCCTGTGGGAGCTCGGTGTGCGTCATGTGGCCGAAAACCGTGACCAGGATGCGGCACCCAAGGCCGAGGAGTGCGCGGATCTGTCGCTCACCTGGCATTTTGTTGGCCAGTTGCAGACCAACAAGGTGCGTTCCGTGGTCGGTTACGCCGATGTCGTGCAGTCCGTCGACCGTGACCGGCTGGTCTCCGGGCTGTCCAAGGAGGCCGTGCGGGCCGGGCGTGAGCTGGGCTGCCTGATCCAGGTCGCGCTGGATGCGCAGGAGAGCGGGCGTGGGGAGCGCGGAGGTGTGGGGCCGGGCGGAATCGAGGAGTTGGCCGGCCTCGTCGCCGGGGCCGAGGGGCTCAGGCTCGACGGGCTGATGACCGTCGCACCGCTGACCGGACCGTACGCCGGACGCGAACTGGCGGCGTTCGAGCGGCTGATGGATTTGTCGACTGCTATGCGCCGCACGCATCCGGCTGCGAACATGGTGTCTGCAGGGATGAGTGCGGATCTCGAAAAGGCCGTGACAGCCGGGGCGACACATGTGCGCGTCGGCAGTGCGGTACTCGGAGTCCGTCCCAGGCTCGGGTAA
- a CDS encoding cell division protein SepF, producing the protein MAGAMRKMAVYLGLVEDDGYDGRGFDPDDDFEPELDPEPERDLRRREPSHQPHGSHQSHQSHLSQRDESVRVVQPPAPRDPVPHSASLGADSGRPARIAPVASITQERQSLEKNAPVIMPKVVSEREPYRITTLHPRTYNEARTIGEHFREGTPVIMNLTEMDDTDAKRLVDFAAGLVFGLHGSIERVTQKVFLLSPANVDVTAEDKARIAEGGFFNQS; encoded by the coding sequence ATGGCCGGCGCGATGCGCAAGATGGCGGTCTACCTCGGCCTCGTGGAGGACGATGGGTACGACGGCCGGGGATTCGACCCCGATGACGACTTCGAGCCCGAACTGGACCCGGAACCCGAGCGCGACCTGCGGCGGCGTGAGCCCTCGCACCAGCCGCACGGTTCGCACCAGTCCCATCAGTCTCACCTGTCCCAAAGGGACGAATCGGTACGAGTGGTGCAGCCGCCCGCCCCGCGTGATCCGGTGCCGCATTCCGCCTCGCTGGGTGCGGATTCCGGGCGTCCGGCGCGGATCGCGCCCGTGGCGTCCATCACACAAGAACGCCAAAGCCTGGAGAAGAACGCACCGGTGATCATGCCCAAGGTCGTGTCGGAACGAGAGCCTTACCGGATCACCACGCTCCACCCCAGGACCTACAACGAGGCCCGTACCATCGGGGAACACTTCCGTGAGGGCACGCCTGTGATCATGAATCTCACTGAGATGGATGACACAGATGCGAAGCGACTTGTCGACTTTGCGGCCGGTTTGGTGTTTGGTCTTCACGGCAGTATCGAGCGGGTGACGCAGAAGGTGTTCCTGTTGTCGCCTGCTAACGTCGATGTCACGGCGGAGGACAAGGCCCGCATCGCAGAGGGCGGGTTCTTCAACCAGAGCTGA
- a CDS encoding YggT family protein, which translates to MSVVGQILYIALMCFLIVLIFRLVMDYVFQFARSWQPGKAMVVVLEATYTVTDPPLKLLRRVIPPLRLGGVALDLSFFVLMIIVYILITVVRQVLV; encoded by the coding sequence ATGAGCGTGGTTGGACAAATTCTCTACATCGCGCTGATGTGCTTTCTCATCGTGCTGATCTTCCGGTTGGTCATGGACTACGTCTTCCAGTTCGCCCGCTCATGGCAGCCCGGCAAGGCGATGGTGGTCGTTCTGGAGGCCACCTACACTGTCACTGATCCACCGCTCAAGCTTCTGCGGCGGGTCATCCCGCCGTTGCGTCTCGGGGGCGTGGCGCTCGACCTGTCCTTCTTCGTACTGATGATCATCGTGTACATCCTGATCACTGTCGTCAGGCAGGTGTTGGTGTGA
- a CDS encoding DivIVA domain-containing protein: MPLTPEDVRNKQFTTVRLREGYDEDEVDAFLDEVEAELTRLLRENEDLRAKLAAATRAAAQNQQQGMRKPPEQDQQQGMQQQGMPQQGMPQQGMPQQGMPQQGMRGPGGPVPAGISGPPQQQMGGPMGGPPQLPSGAPQLPPGPGGQGGPQGQGPMGQGPMGQNPMQGQMGQGPMGQGPMQGQMGQGGMPGQMQQMPGQQMQGQMQQMGGPMGGPMGGPPQMGGPGQGPGGDSAARVLSLAQQTADQAIAEARSEANKIVGEARSRAEGLERDARAKADALERDAQEKHRVAMGSLESARATLERKVEDLRGFEREYRTRLKSYLESQLRQLETQADDSLAPPRAPATASLPPSPAPSMAPAGAGAQSYGGNQGMGGPGPAAPSYGGQQQMSPAMTQPMAPVRPQGPSPMGQAPSPMRGFLIDEDDN; this comes from the coding sequence ATGCCATTGACCCCCGAGGATGTGCGGAACAAGCAGTTCACGACCGTCCGCCTCCGAGAAGGCTATGACGAGGACGAGGTCGATGCCTTCCTCGACGAGGTCGAAGCCGAACTGACCCGCTTGCTCCGCGAGAACGAGGATCTGCGCGCCAAGCTGGCCGCTGCCACGCGTGCCGCTGCACAGAACCAGCAGCAGGGCATGCGTAAACCTCCGGAACAGGACCAGCAGCAGGGTATGCAGCAACAGGGCATGCCTCAGCAAGGCATGCCCCAGCAGGGAATGCCTCAGCAGGGAATGCCCCAGCAGGGGATGCGAGGGCCGGGCGGCCCGGTTCCCGCCGGCATATCGGGCCCGCCGCAGCAGCAGATGGGTGGCCCCATGGGAGGCCCGCCCCAGCTGCCCAGCGGTGCGCCGCAGTTGCCCCCCGGCCCCGGTGGCCAGGGCGGTCCGCAGGGTCAGGGCCCGATGGGTCAGGGCCCCATGGGCCAGAACCCGATGCAGGGTCAGATGGGCCAGGGCCCCATGGGCCAGGGTCCGATGCAGGGGCAGATGGGTCAGGGCGGCATGCCCGGCCAGATGCAGCAGATGCCTGGTCAGCAGATGCAGGGTCAGATGCAGCAGATGGGCGGCCCGATGGGCGGTCCCATGGGTGGTCCCCCGCAGATGGGTGGCCCCGGCCAGGGTCCCGGTGGCGACAGCGCCGCGCGTGTTCTCTCGCTGGCCCAGCAGACCGCCGACCAGGCGATCGCCGAGGCACGTTCCGAGGCCAACAAGATCGTCGGCGAGGCACGCAGCCGCGCCGAGGGTCTGGAGCGCGACGCCCGCGCCAAGGCCGACGCTCTTGAGCGGGACGCCCAGGAGAAGCACCGCGTCGCGATGGGCTCCCTGGAGTCCGCCCGCGCCACGCTGGAGCGCAAGGTCGAGGATCTGCGCGGCTTCGAGCGCGAGTACCGCACCCGCCTGAAGTCCTACCTGGAATCGCAGCTGCGTCAGCTGGAGACCCAGGCCGACGACTCGCTGGCCCCGCCGCGTGCTCCCGCCACGGCCTCCCTGCCGCCGTCCCCGGCGCCCTCGATGGCTCCGGCCGGCGCAGGTGCCCAGTCGTACGGCGGCAACCAGGGCATGGGTGGCCCCGGCCCGGCTGCTCCGTCCTACGGCGGCCAGCAGCAGATGTCCCCGGCGATGACCCAGCCCATGGCTCCGGTCCGGCCGCAGGGCCCGTCTCCGATGGGTCAGGCTCCCTCACCGATGCGCGGCTTCCTGATCGACGAGGACGACAACTGA